In Helianthus annuus cultivar XRQ/B chromosome 9, HanXRQr2.0-SUNRISE, whole genome shotgun sequence, the following are encoded in one genomic region:
- the LOC110875159 gene encoding uncharacterized protein LOC110875159 — MTEQDKFDKAKIMYQSEEKCNFLFEHCWNLLKDQPKWILRDAAKQRKTMVPPSTPTTTPSPTRNVIEDEVVELDRPMGKKVAVKKRKAEGKQTEEIIQLRKMKFTLLEEVQAQEKEYFRLKT; from the exons ATGACTGAGCAGGATAAG TTTGATAAGGCGAAAATTATGTACCAATCAGAAGAAAAGTGCAACTTTCTGTTCGAGCATTGTTGGAACCTATTAAAGGACCAACCTAAGTGGATTTTGCGGGATGCCGCAAAGCAAAGGAAGACGATGGTCCCACCCTCGACCCCAACCACAACCCCATCCCCAACGCGAAATGTCATTGAAGATGAAGTTGTCGAATTGGATCGACCAATGGGTAAGAAAGTTGCTGTAAAAAAACGAAAGGCTGAAGGTAAGCAAACTGAGGAAATTATTCAACTCAGAAAGATGAAGTTTACACTTTTAGAGGAGGTGCAGGCTCAAGAGAAAGAGTATTTTCGCCTTAAGACATAG